The DNA window GTACCTGGAGGTGCGCTACTCCCCGATTTTGCACGTCGAGGAGGGCCTGAGTTTGGAGGCCGTGAACGATGCAGTCTTGGACGGACTGGCTCAAGCGGAGCGCGACTTCGACATCACGACCTCACTCATCATCTGTGGGCTGCGGGACCGGTTTGAAAGTGCGTCGATGCGACTCGCTGAGATGGCGGTCGAGTACAAGCACGAGGGCATCGTGGCGTTCGACCTGGCGGGCGGCGAGGCCGGCAATCCCCCCAAAGGGCACCTTCACGCCTTCTACCACGCCCGCAACAATCTCCTCAACCTCACCATCCACGCCGGCGAGGCCTGGGGACCGGATTCCATCCGGCAGGCCCTCTTCTACTGCGGCGCTCACCGCATTGGGCACGGCATCTCGCTGCGCAAGGATCCGGAGCTGATGCAGTACTTTGCCGATCACCGCATTCCCCTTGAGGTGTGCCCGTCGAGCAACGTGCACACGCAGGCGGTGCCGAGCCTGGAGGCTCATCCCATCGAGACCTTCGTCCACTCCAACATTCCGGTGACGGTGAACACCGACAACCGTCTCTTCAGCCGCACGTCGGTAACGGAGGAACTGTGGCGCGTGTATCAGCACTGTAACCTGGACGCCTCGGACCTGCGCGAGATTGCGCTCAACGGATTCCGCTACGCCTTCCTGCCGTACGAGCAGAAGCAGAGTCTTCTCCGGTCCACCATCGACGATTTTCCGCTGAAGGCCGGTCCGGAGACGCCTCTCTGGTAGGATACGCTGGCGCCAGTGATTCGAAGCGCCTGGGCAACGGGGCACTCCTCGTTTGGTTGAGGCATCAGGTGGGGGACGGGACGCCCCCCACCATCGTCATCCCGTGCGTCTTCTGCGACGGAGTCGGGAATGGACGGCTCGCCGTCGTAGGGGGACGAGGCTGTATCGAGGTCGGCCCAGACGGTATGGGGGGCGAGCAGGAGAGCGGAAAACTGGGCACGAGCTGTCCATGCTGTGCTATCCACCCCACATGGAAAAATCCGAGGTGCACTGGGCCAAGAAGACCCGAGTCCGTGAATCTCCTGAAGGCGCTTGCAGTTTACCCCCTCGTAGCCACGGCCATCCCGCTCGTCTCATTGACTCGTTTCCGCTATGATCGACTCCACACTCCCGACCCAGATCGACCCGCTCGGGGCCCGCACCGAGCGACAGCAGCGGCTGGAGGCGCTACGGTCGCAGTTCACCGGCCTCGATACGGAGTATCCGCTGGCCGACGACACGACGGCCCGCCGCATCTATCTCGACAGTGCGGCCTCCAATCTGCGTCTCACGGTGGCCGACGACGTGGTGCGCCGTGCGCTCCGACACTACGCCAACACCCATTCGCAGCTGCACTTCGGGGCGCGGGTGATGACGCACCTCTACCACCGGGCGCACGAGATTGTGGGCGACTTTGTGGATGCCTCCGACGACTACACCGTTATTTTCAACGGGAGCGGCGTCACCGGCGGCCTCAACCGCACTGCGCGCGTGCTGGCCGAGCGGCGGCCCGAGCGGGACCTCGTCATCACCACGATGATGGAGCACCACGCCAACGACCTGCCTCATCGCAAGCACGTGGGCGAGGTCGTGCACGTCCCGCTGGAGAAGGACCCGGACGGGGAGGCGGGACGCGTGGACATGGCGGCGCTCCGGGCAGCCATTCAGGAGCACGCCGATCGGCTCAACTACGTGGCTGTGACGGCCGCCTCCAACGTGACGGGTGTCATCAATCCGGTGCACAAGATTGCGAGCATGGCACACGAGGTGGGGGCGCTGTGCGTCGTGGACGCCGCGCAGTCGGCCGCCCACCTGCCGTTCAGCGTACAGGGCGGAGCCGAGGACGAAGCGATCGACGTTCTGTGCATGAGCGGGCACAAAATCTACGCGCCGGGCAGCCCGGGCGCCATTGTGGCCCGGAAGGCACTTTTCGAGGGACTGGAGCCGCAAGAGGTGGGTGGCGGCATCGTGAATCGGGTCGAGACGGATCGGTATGAGATCATGGAGGAGCTGCCGGAGCGGGAGGAGGCCGGCACGCCCAACTTGCCGGGCGCCCTGCGGCTGGCCGCCACGCTCTACCTGCTCGGGCGGATCGGGATGGACGTGATTGAGGAGGACGAGCGCACGCTCACGCAGTACGCGCTGGAACGATTCGAAGCCATCGACGGGCTCCA is part of the Salinibacter sp. 10B genome and encodes:
- a CDS encoding aminotransferase class V-fold PLP-dependent enzyme, whose translation is MIDSTLPTQIDPLGARTERQQRLEALRSQFTGLDTEYPLADDTTARRIYLDSAASNLRLTVADDVVRRALRHYANTHSQLHFGARVMTHLYHRAHEIVGDFVDASDDYTVIFNGSGVTGGLNRTARVLAERRPERDLVITTMMEHHANDLPHRKHVGEVVHVPLEKDPDGEAGRVDMAALRAAIQEHADRLNYVAVTAASNVTGVINPVHKIASMAHEVGALCVVDAAQSAAHLPFSVQGGAEDEAIDVLCMSGHKIYAPGSPGAIVARKALFEGLEPQEVGGGIVNRVETDRYEIMEELPEREEAGTPNLPGALRLAATLYLLGRIGMDVIEEDERTLTQYALERFEAIDGLQIYGSHRLEVADRIGVITFNLDDLPHGLVTAALNDYFGIAVRNECFCAQPFVRELLGRTGGEGASSTEGECAPDSQPGMVRVSFGLYNTKEDVDAAADALADIAARPDEYRAQYRPLLNGSGDWTHRTFEYPPEEAFSMEDEIDDWLRSA
- the add gene encoding adenosine deaminase, which codes for MASPTTSDPAPLTRDDIQAWPKAELHCHLDGSMRLETMLELAKTQGKRDVLPSDSVEGLRDELRAVEASESLEAYLSWFGYALPLLQTTEALRRAAYELAEDNAEENVRYLEVRYSPILHVEEGLSLEAVNDAVLDGLAQAERDFDITTSLIICGLRDRFESASMRLAEMAVEYKHEGIVAFDLAGGEAGNPPKGHLHAFYHARNNLLNLTIHAGEAWGPDSIRQALFYCGAHRIGHGISLRKDPELMQYFADHRIPLEVCPSSNVHTQAVPSLEAHPIETFVHSNIPVTVNTDNRLFSRTSVTEELWRVYQHCNLDASDLREIALNGFRYAFLPYEQKQSLLRSTIDDFPLKAGPETPLW